Proteins from a single region of Chromobacterium sp. ATCC 53434:
- a CDS encoding lytic transglycosylase domain-containing protein — protein sequence MTKMIDTKHILRAGSCCLLACLAPHAWASPAAEAPSSPSAPLVWTRNPESAPPPDAAPAASGPTAKAMPQDSATAHFPLAHRISNEFDLDPKLLHAIIKVESGYRPQAVSSKGARGLMQVMPETGKRFGYTDLMDPENNLRAGASYLKWLLNHFENDLELAIAGYNAGEGAVRKHGRKIPPYPETQNYVKKVMASYSEQQSNPSMPIRNAGPGKIQTGKPANAAAKLFGLLFSSPPPEANDNRRAESK from the coding sequence ATGACGAAGATGATTGATACAAAGCATATCCTCCGCGCCGGATCATGCTGCCTGCTGGCCTGTCTTGCGCCGCATGCCTGGGCATCCCCAGCTGCCGAAGCGCCCTCCTCCCCATCCGCGCCCCTGGTCTGGACCCGCAATCCCGAATCGGCGCCGCCCCCCGACGCCGCGCCGGCGGCCTCCGGCCCGACGGCAAAGGCCATGCCTCAAGACAGCGCGACTGCGCATTTTCCGCTGGCCCACAGGATATCCAATGAGTTCGACCTGGATCCCAAGCTTCTGCATGCGATCATCAAGGTTGAATCCGGCTATCGGCCGCAAGCCGTCTCGTCGAAGGGCGCCCGGGGCCTGATGCAAGTGATGCCGGAAACCGGAAAGCGCTTTGGATATACCGACTTGATGGACCCGGAGAATAATTTGCGCGCCGGCGCCAGTTATTTGAAATGGCTGCTGAACCACTTCGAAAATGACCTGGAGCTTGCCATCGCCGGGTATAACGCGGGCGAAGGCGCGGTGCGAAAACATGGCAGAAAAATCCCGCCTTACCCGGAAACACAAAACTATGTAAAAAAAGTCATGGCATCGTATTCGGAGCAACAATCCAACCCGTCGATGCCGATTCGCAACGCCGGCCCCGGCAAGATTCAGACAGGGAAGCCCGCCAACGCGGCCGCGAAACTGTTCGGCTTGTTATTTTCCTCTCCGCCACCTGAAGCCAATGACAATAGGCGAGCGGAATCGAAATAA
- the sctT gene encoding type III secretion system export apparatus subunit SctT: MAYWTQWLPVLGLCMLRPLGVFLLMPLFSTANLGGALIRNALVLMIALPLLPVYPQWPLPAAGAWGYILLAAGELCIGLMIGFCAAIPFWVLDMAGFLIDTMRGSSMASVLNPLLGQQSSLFGLLFTQIFGVLFLISGGFNELLEAIYQSYVTLPPGAAIRYSPEALSFFYRQWQLMYELCLRFSMPAIVVILLVDMALGLVNRSAQQLNVFFLSMPIKSAFALLMLIVSLSFAFNGLLDYSAHFTRLADDLLRQLR; this comes from the coding sequence GTGGCTTACTGGACGCAATGGCTGCCGGTGCTCGGCCTGTGCATGCTGCGCCCGCTGGGCGTCTTTCTGCTGATGCCGCTGTTCAGCACCGCCAATCTGGGCGGCGCGCTGATCCGCAACGCCCTGGTGCTGATGATCGCCTTGCCGCTGCTGCCGGTTTACCCGCAGTGGCCGCTGCCCGCCGCCGGCGCCTGGGGCTACATCCTGCTTGCCGCCGGCGAGTTGTGCATCGGACTGATGATAGGCTTCTGCGCGGCCATCCCGTTCTGGGTGCTGGACATGGCCGGATTCCTGATAGACACCATGCGCGGCTCGTCGATGGCCAGCGTGCTGAACCCCTTGCTGGGCCAGCAGTCTTCGCTGTTCGGCCTGCTGTTCACCCAGATATTCGGCGTGCTGTTTCTGATCAGCGGCGGCTTCAATGAATTGCTTGAGGCGATTTACCAGTCCTACGTCACCCTGCCGCCCGGCGCCGCCATCCGCTACTCGCCCGAGGCCCTGTCGTTTTTCTATCGGCAATGGCAGCTGATGTACGAGCTATGCCTGCGTTTTTCCATGCCCGCCATCGTGGTCATCCTGCTGGTGGACATGGCGCTGGGTCTGGTGAACCGTTCGGCCCAGCAATTGAACGTGTTTTTCCTGTCCATGCCGATCAAGAGCGCGTTCGCGCTGCTGATGCTGATCGTCAGCCTGAGCTTCGCCTTCAATGGCCTGCTGGATTACAGCGCGCACTTCACCCGACTGGCCGACGACTTGCTGAGGCAGTTGCGATGA
- the sctR gene encoding type III secretion system export apparatus subunit SctR, with protein MSLLDQPLQLIVLLFALSILPLLVVLGTSFLKLAVVFALLRNALGIQQIPPNIALYGLALILTLFIMAPIGLEIQDNLIARPIKIESPAFIQQVESGVFTPYRAFLERNTTPEQVHFFADIGHQIWPEKYQKRIPDNSLLVLMPAFTVSQLIEAFKIGLLLFLPFVAIDLVVSNVLLAMGMMMVSPMTISMPLKLLVFVLMNGWEKLLGQLVLSFS; from the coding sequence ATGTCCTTGCTAGACCAACCCCTGCAGTTGATCGTCCTGCTGTTCGCGCTGTCCATCCTGCCGCTCCTCGTCGTGCTGGGCACCTCGTTTCTCAAGCTGGCCGTAGTGTTCGCGCTGTTGCGCAACGCGCTGGGCATCCAGCAGATTCCGCCCAATATCGCCCTGTACGGGCTGGCCTTGATCCTGACCCTGTTCATCATGGCGCCTATCGGCCTGGAAATTCAGGACAACCTGATCGCCCGTCCGATCAAGATCGAATCCCCGGCCTTCATCCAGCAGGTCGAGTCCGGGGTATTCACGCCATACCGCGCGTTCCTGGAGCGCAATACCACGCCGGAGCAGGTGCATTTCTTCGCCGACATCGGCCATCAGATCTGGCCGGAGAAATACCAGAAGCGGATTCCGGACAACTCCCTGCTGGTGCTGATGCCGGCCTTCACCGTCAGCCAGCTGATCGAGGCGTTCAAGATCGGCCTGCTGCTGTTCCTGCCCTTCGTCGCGATAGACCTGGTGGTGTCCAATGTGCTGCTGGCCATGGGCATGATGATGGTGTCGCCGATGACCATTTCCATGCCGTTGAAGCTATTGGTGTTCGTGCTGATGAACGGCTGGGAAAAGCTGCTGGGTCAGCTGGTTCTTTCCTTTTCCTGA
- the sctS gene encoding type III secretion system export apparatus subunit SctS, producing MSEAMIAQLATQMMWLVLLLSLPVVVVASFVGVLVSLVQALTQVQDQTIQFLVKLLAVSVTLAMTYHWMGDVLLNYAGLAFEQITQMRD from the coding sequence ATGAGCGAAGCCATGATCGCCCAACTCGCCACGCAGATGATGTGGCTGGTGCTGCTGCTGTCCCTGCCGGTCGTCGTCGTCGCCTCCTTCGTCGGCGTGCTGGTCAGCCTGGTGCAGGCGCTGACCCAGGTACAGGATCAGACCATCCAGTTCCTGGTCAAGCTGCTCGCCGTGTCGGTCACGCTGGCCATGACCTATCACTGGATGGGCGATGTGCTGCTCAACTACGCCGGACTCGCGTTCGAGCAAATCACGCAAATGCGGGACTGA
- a CDS encoding EscN/YscN/HrcN family type III secretion system ATPase, whose amino-acid sequence MRLPDIRLIEDTLRQRLALAPAPPGQRPGMELFGRVTEIGPTLLKASLPGASLAELCRLEPSGIEAEVVAVTGDHALLSPLKEPLGVTIGSRVRPSGSPHQLRLGDFLLGRVVDGLGRPLDGDEFPADSALRSLDGPAPNPLTRQLIDTPLPLGVRAIDGLLTCGMGQRVGIFAAAGGGKSTLLGMICDGSLADVIVLALIGERGREVREFLEHTLSDEARARSVVVVSTSDRPALERLKAAYTATAIAEHFRDQGQNVLLMMDSLTRFARASREIGLAAGEPAAAGGYPPSFFARLPRLLERAGPAETGSITGIYTVLVEGDNLNEPVADEVRSILDGHIVLSRKLAEANHYPAIDIGASVSRIMGQITSDEHRRQAGKLRRLMAAYKEIELLVRVGEYQPGQDAEADEALERKDAIRQFLCQSVTEKNDYEETLEQLWQTVD is encoded by the coding sequence ATGCGGCTTCCAGACATCCGTCTCATCGAAGACACGCTGCGGCAACGGCTGGCGCTGGCTCCGGCCCCGCCAGGACAACGCCCCGGCATGGAGCTGTTCGGCCGGGTCACGGAAATCGGCCCCACCCTGCTGAAAGCCTCGCTGCCCGGCGCCAGCCTGGCGGAGTTATGCCGGCTGGAGCCTTCCGGCATCGAAGCCGAGGTGGTCGCCGTCACCGGAGACCACGCGCTGCTGTCCCCGCTCAAGGAACCGCTGGGCGTCACCATCGGCAGCCGGGTCAGGCCCTCCGGCAGCCCACACCAGCTGCGTCTGGGCGACTTCCTGCTGGGACGGGTGGTCGACGGACTCGGCCGGCCGCTGGATGGCGACGAATTTCCCGCCGACAGCGCGCTGCGCAGCCTGGACGGCCCCGCGCCCAATCCGCTGACCCGGCAATTGATAGACACGCCGCTGCCGCTGGGCGTCAGGGCCATCGACGGCTTGCTGACCTGCGGCATGGGGCAGCGCGTCGGCATCTTCGCCGCGGCGGGCGGCGGCAAGAGCACGCTGCTGGGCATGATTTGCGACGGCAGCCTGGCCGACGTCATCGTGCTGGCGCTGATCGGCGAGCGCGGACGCGAGGTGCGCGAGTTCCTCGAACACACCTTGTCTGACGAGGCGCGCGCCCGCTCGGTGGTGGTGGTGTCGACATCGGACCGTCCGGCGCTGGAAAGGCTGAAGGCCGCCTATACCGCCACCGCCATCGCCGAGCATTTCCGCGATCAGGGCCAAAATGTATTGCTGATGATGGACTCCTTGACCCGCTTCGCCCGCGCCTCGCGCGAGATCGGCCTGGCCGCCGGGGAGCCCGCCGCCGCCGGCGGTTACCCGCCAAGCTTCTTCGCTCGCCTGCCCCGCCTGCTGGAGAGGGCCGGGCCGGCCGAAACAGGCAGCATCACCGGCATCTACACCGTCCTGGTCGAAGGCGACAATCTGAACGAACCGGTGGCCGACGAGGTCCGCTCCATCCTGGACGGCCACATCGTGTTGTCGCGCAAGCTGGCCGAGGCCAACCACTACCCGGCCATCGACATCGGCGCCAGCGTCAGCCGGATCATGGGGCAGATCACCAGCGACGAACATCGCCGGCAAGCCGGAAAATTGCGCCGCCTGATGGCGGCGTACAAGGAGATCGAGCTATTGGTCCGGGTTGGCGAATATCAGCCGGGCCAGGATGCGGAAGCCGACGAGGCGCTGGAGCGCAAAGACGCGATCCGGCAGTTTCTCTGCCAATCCGTCACCGAAAAGAACGACTACGAAGAAACACTGGAACAGCTATGGCAGACAGTCGACTGA
- a CDS encoding LysE family translocator, whose protein sequence is MLSLSVLSLYLAALVAVYILPGPDMALVMATSASRGVGTGLLTALGIAASRFLHVMMSGLGLAALMATHPVLFDAVRWIGAGYLLWLAWKVVRAKPAPENAPEVSESGRAAVARGFLTNLLNPKALMFCALFLPQFVSPAHGAVLPQFALLAVILVAVGLCFDTAYAFAACGIARRLKGRRQMAGLQKGLLGGVFVLMAGRLIFG, encoded by the coding sequence ATGCTGTCCTTGTCCGTGCTGTCGCTATATCTCGCCGCCCTGGTCGCCGTCTATATCCTGCCCGGTCCCGACATGGCGCTGGTGATGGCCACCTCGGCCAGCCGCGGCGTCGGCACCGGCCTGTTGACCGCGCTGGGCATCGCCGCTTCCCGGTTCCTGCACGTGATGATGTCCGGCCTGGGCCTCGCCGCCCTGATGGCCACGCACCCGGTGCTGTTCGACGCGGTGCGCTGGATAGGCGCCGGCTATCTGCTGTGGCTGGCATGGAAGGTGGTGCGCGCCAAGCCTGCGCCGGAAAACGCGCCCGAGGTGAGCGAGTCCGGCCGCGCGGCGGTCGCGCGCGGCTTCCTGACCAATCTGCTCAATCCGAAGGCGCTGATGTTCTGCGCCCTCTTCCTGCCGCAATTCGTGTCGCCGGCACACGGCGCGGTGCTGCCGCAGTTCGCGCTGCTCGCGGTCATCCTGGTCGCCGTCGGGCTGTGCTTCGACACCGCCTATGCCTTCGCCGCCTGCGGCATCGCCCGCCGCCTGAAGGGCCGCCGCCAGATGGCGGGGCTGCAGAAAGGCCTGCTCGGCGGCGTGTTCGTGCTGATGGCCGGCCGGCTGATCTTCGGCTGA
- a CDS encoding EscU/YscU/HrcU family type III secretion system export apparatus switch protein, producing the protein MSEKTEKPTPKKIRDARNKGQVAKSVEITSGVQLAVLLAYFCFEGPHLLQALQSMVEVAISVVNQNLVFGINQLTGAFLELAIRFLGGIAVLVIVMTIAAVIAQIGPLLATEALKPSLEKLNPVANLKQMFSMRSLFEFMKSVFKVTILSLIFFYLLRQYSPSIQFLPLSDVATGMRVSTQLLFWMWASLIGFYIIFGIADFAFQRYNTTKQLMMSLEDIKQEFKNSEGNPEIKQKRKEAHREIQSGSLAGNVAKSTAVVRNPTHIAVCLRYEPGETPLPQVTAIGHDAMALHIVKLAEKAGIPVVENIGVARALAAKTKIGGYISAELFEPVAQILRMAMNLNYDDDEDD; encoded by the coding sequence ATGAGCGAGAAAACCGAAAAACCCACCCCCAAGAAAATACGCGACGCCCGCAACAAGGGGCAGGTGGCCAAGAGCGTCGAGATTACCAGCGGGGTGCAATTGGCCGTATTGCTGGCGTATTTCTGCTTCGAAGGCCCTCATCTGCTGCAAGCGCTGCAGTCGATGGTCGAAGTCGCCATCAGCGTCGTCAACCAGAACCTCGTCTTCGGCATCAATCAATTGACCGGCGCCTTCCTCGAACTGGCCATCCGTTTTCTCGGCGGCATCGCCGTGCTGGTCATTGTCATGACCATTGCGGCGGTCATCGCGCAGATCGGCCCCTTGCTGGCGACGGAAGCGCTGAAGCCGTCGCTGGAGAAGCTGAACCCGGTCGCCAACCTCAAGCAGATGTTCTCGATGCGCAGCCTGTTCGAGTTCATGAAATCCGTGTTCAAAGTGACGATATTGTCGCTGATCTTCTTCTACCTGCTGCGGCAATACAGCCCGTCCATTCAATTCCTGCCGCTGAGCGACGTCGCGACCGGCATGCGCGTCAGCACCCAGTTGCTGTTCTGGATGTGGGCTTCGCTGATCGGCTTCTACATCATCTTCGGCATCGCCGACTTCGCCTTCCAGCGTTACAACACGACCAAGCAACTGATGATGTCGCTTGAAGACATCAAGCAGGAATTCAAAAACTCGGAAGGCAACCCCGAAATCAAGCAAAAGCGCAAGGAAGCGCATCGCGAGATTCAAAGCGGCAGCCTGGCCGGCAATGTGGCCAAATCCACCGCGGTGGTCCGCAATCCCACCCATATCGCGGTTTGTCTGCGATATGAACCCGGCGAAACGCCGCTGCCGCAAGTGACCGCGATCGGCCACGACGCCATGGCCCTGCATATCGTCAAGCTCGCCGAGAAAGCCGGCATCCCGGTGGTGGAAAACATCGGAGTCGCGCGCGCGCTGGCCGCCAAAACCAAGATCGGCGGCTATATCTCCGCCGAGCTGTTCGAGCCCGTGGCGCAGATCCTGCGCATGGCCATGAATCTGAACTATGACGATGACGAAGATGATTGA
- the sctQ gene encoding type III secretion system cytoplasmic ring protein SctQ, with protein MPIPQLSKETGLLLSKVGPGRRLDSTDGSLLLSFNRRAAGAGLILSARWEDQAVRLWLDEAQWLQWVEPMLALPSWEMAPADLRELLAAWTLADAGSCPAELGLHWPQAAHLAPGQADAGLGWRLRIQSGQRQLDLLALEAPDAWLDSLADHAYPMEEDEAATIMTGISLIAGWSMAEAAAIRKLAVGDALLLRHSFRIADGQFGLFDKQPIASLIQDGETGAFTVETLMNDFEDWLDITPPRNPIEEEALGDTMIAVTVEVARMEVPLHQLGNLQPGVLLSSAVSSDGLVTLKAGGYPIARGTLLDIDSRLAVRIEQLC; from the coding sequence ATGCCAATTCCCCAGCTAAGTAAGGAAACCGGCCTGTTGTTGAGCAAGGTCGGCCCTGGCCGGCGGCTGGACTCGACAGACGGCAGCTTGCTGCTGTCGTTCAATCGCCGCGCGGCCGGCGCCGGATTGATCCTGTCCGCCCGCTGGGAGGACCAAGCGGTCAGGCTATGGCTGGATGAGGCCCAGTGGCTGCAATGGGTGGAGCCGATGCTGGCGCTTCCGTCCTGGGAGATGGCCCCGGCGGATTTGCGTGAACTGCTGGCCGCCTGGACGCTGGCCGATGCGGGCTCCTGCCCGGCCGAGCTAGGCCTGCATTGGCCGCAGGCCGCGCACCTGGCGCCTGGCCAGGCCGATGCCGGCCTGGGCTGGCGCCTGAGAATCCAGAGCGGCCAACGACAACTTGACCTGTTGGCGCTGGAGGCGCCCGACGCCTGGCTGGACAGCCTTGCCGATCACGCGTACCCGATGGAGGAGGACGAAGCGGCAACGATCATGACGGGCATCTCCCTGATCGCGGGCTGGAGCATGGCAGAGGCGGCCGCCATTCGCAAACTGGCCGTCGGCGATGCGCTCTTGCTGCGCCACAGCTTCCGCATCGCCGATGGGCAATTTGGATTATTCGACAAACAACCGATCGCCAGCCTGATCCAGGATGGCGAAACCGGCGCTTTCACCGTGGAGACCCTGATGAACGATTTTGAAGACTGGCTGGATATCACGCCCCCTCGCAACCCGATCGAAGAAGAAGCCTTGGGCGACACCATGATCGCCGTCACGGTGGAGGTCGCCAGAATGGAAGTCCCCCTGCACCAGCTGGGCAATCTCCAGCCCGGAGTCTTGCTCTCCAGCGCGGTCAGCAGCGATGGCCTGGTCACCTTGAAAGCCGGCGGCTATCCCATCGCTCGCGGCACACTGCTAGACATCGATTCGCGCCTGGCGGTGCGGATCGAGCAGCTGTGCTGA
- a CDS encoding Lrp/AsnC family transcriptional regulator → MNLPKSAIDDVDLALMALLQKDGRLSNAKLAEQVALSETPCWRRLKRLEADGYIEGYQAVLSRKKLGYGVLAFVQIGFGSHIGEAPLRFEEMVRAIPEVLSCHNLTGECDYLLQVVAEDLESFGVFVRDVLRELPGVSSIRSSLSLREVKMSGRLPVGER, encoded by the coding sequence ATGAATCTTCCAAAATCAGCTATCGATGATGTAGATCTTGCCTTGATGGCCCTGCTGCAGAAGGATGGCAGGCTGTCCAATGCGAAGCTGGCCGAGCAGGTTGCGTTGAGCGAGACGCCGTGCTGGCGCCGGCTGAAGCGGCTGGAGGCCGATGGCTATATCGAGGGCTACCAGGCGGTGTTGAGCCGCAAGAAGCTGGGCTACGGGGTGCTCGCCTTCGTGCAGATTGGTTTCGGCAGCCATATCGGCGAGGCGCCGCTGCGCTTCGAGGAGATGGTGCGGGCGATTCCCGAGGTGCTGTCCTGCCACAATCTGACCGGCGAGTGCGACTACCTGCTGCAGGTGGTCGCCGAGGACCTGGAGTCGTTCGGCGTCTTCGTCCGCGACGTGTTGCGCGAGTTGCCCGGGGTGTCGTCCATCCGTTCCAGCCTGTCGCTGCGCGAAGTGAAGATGTCGGGCCGGCTGCCGGTGGGCGAGCGTTGA
- the dkgB gene encoding 2,5-didehydrogluconate reductase DkgB → MSTIPAFGLGTFRLQGQTVIDSVRNGLELGYRAIDTAQIYGNEAEVGEAIAASGVRREELFLTTKIWVDNHAPEKLAPSLEESLAKLRTDYVDLTLIHWPAPGKGVSVEALMTALASAREQGLTRRIGISNFNIELTRQAIAAVGRDAIATNQIELSPYLQNRKLVDFLRGEGIHVTSYMTLAYGKVLDDPAIAEIARRHRATPAQVALAWALRLGYSVIPSSTKRENLAGNLLAQSLRLSGEDMAQIAALERDGREVNPAGLAPQWD, encoded by the coding sequence ATGAGCACCATCCCCGCTTTCGGCCTCGGCACTTTCCGCCTGCAAGGCCAGACCGTCATCGATTCGGTCCGCAACGGCCTCGAACTCGGCTACCGCGCGATAGACACCGCCCAGATCTACGGCAACGAGGCCGAGGTGGGCGAGGCGATCGCCGCGTCCGGCGTGCGCCGCGAAGAGCTGTTCCTGACGACGAAGATCTGGGTCGACAACCATGCGCCCGAAAAGCTGGCGCCCAGTCTGGAGGAAAGTCTGGCCAAGCTGCGCACCGACTATGTCGACCTGACGCTTATCCACTGGCCGGCCCCCGGCAAGGGCGTGTCCGTCGAGGCCTTGATGACGGCGCTGGCCAGCGCCAGGGAGCAGGGCCTGACGCGCCGGATCGGCATCTCCAATTTCAATATCGAGCTGACCCGGCAGGCGATCGCCGCGGTGGGCCGGGACGCGATCGCGACCAACCAGATCGAGTTGAGCCCTTATCTGCAGAACCGCAAGCTGGTCGACTTCCTGCGGGGCGAAGGCATACACGTCACCTCCTACATGACGCTGGCTTACGGCAAGGTGCTGGACGATCCGGCGATAGCCGAGATCGCGCGACGGCATCGGGCGACGCCGGCCCAGGTGGCGCTGGCATGGGCGTTGCGGCTGGGCTATTCGGTAATCCCGTCGTCGACCAAGCGGGAGAATCTGGCCGGCAACCTGCTGGCGCAGAGCCTGCGCCTGAGCGGCGAGGACATGGCCCAGATCGCCGCGCTGGAGCGCGACGGCCGCGAAGTGAACCCTGCCGGCCTGGCGCCGCAATGGGATTGA
- a CDS encoding MFS transporter gives MPLALLALTISAFAIGTTEFVIVGLIPTIAADLRVGLPSAGLLVSLYALSVAVGAPLLTALTGRVPRKTLLAALMALFTVGNLVAWRSPGYESLIVARVLTGLAHGVFFSVGTVIATTLVPKDKAASAIATMFSGMTVAFVAGIPLGTFIGQHFGWRATFLVVALFGLVAFVGALAFVPRRLAQAAPAPLARQFSVLTQPRLLLVYAMTAVGYGGSLIAFTYMAPLLERIAGFTPAQISLVLVGYGVSVAFGNVWGGRLADRAGPVKALKRIFLLLALVLLALTFTVHIAWLAALTMLAWGAVAFGNVPGLQVYVVKQAGHFAPEAADVASGFNIAAFNLGVAGGASLGGLIVERVGLVHTPWIAAAVTLGAFALTALSGALDRRDGLPARTAGPVELAH, from the coding sequence ATGCCACTCGCTTTACTCGCGCTGACGATCAGCGCCTTCGCCATCGGGACGACCGAGTTCGTCATCGTCGGCCTGATTCCGACGATCGCGGCCGATCTCCGGGTGGGCCTGCCTTCGGCCGGCCTGCTGGTCAGCCTCTACGCGCTCAGCGTCGCCGTCGGCGCGCCGCTGCTGACTGCGCTGACCGGCCGCGTGCCGCGCAAGACGCTGCTGGCCGCGCTGATGGCGCTGTTCACTGTCGGCAATCTCGTCGCCTGGCGCTCGCCCGGTTATGAATCGCTGATCGTCGCGCGCGTGCTCACCGGCCTCGCCCACGGCGTATTCTTCTCGGTCGGCACGGTCATCGCCACGACGCTGGTGCCGAAGGACAAGGCCGCCAGCGCGATCGCGACGATGTTCAGCGGGATGACGGTGGCCTTCGTCGCCGGCATTCCGCTCGGCACCTTCATCGGCCAGCATTTCGGCTGGCGCGCCACCTTCCTGGTCGTCGCGCTGTTCGGCCTCGTCGCTTTCGTCGGCGCGCTGGCCTTCGTGCCGCGCCGCCTGGCGCAGGCCGCGCCCGCGCCGCTGGCCCGGCAATTTAGCGTGCTGACGCAACCGCGCCTGCTGCTGGTCTACGCGATGACGGCGGTCGGCTACGGCGGCTCGCTGATCGCCTTCACCTATATGGCGCCGCTGCTGGAGCGCATCGCCGGTTTCACGCCGGCCCAGATCAGCCTGGTGCTGGTCGGCTACGGCGTGTCGGTCGCCTTCGGCAATGTCTGGGGCGGCAGGCTGGCGGACCGCGCCGGCCCGGTCAAGGCGTTGAAGCGGATCTTCCTGTTGCTGGCGCTGGTGCTGCTGGCGCTGACCTTCACCGTCCACATCGCCTGGCTGGCGGCGTTGACGATGCTGGCCTGGGGCGCGGTGGCCTTCGGCAACGTGCCGGGCCTGCAGGTCTATGTCGTCAAGCAGGCGGGGCATTTCGCGCCGGAGGCCGCCGACGTCGCGTCCGGCTTCAATATCGCCGCCTTCAATCTCGGCGTCGCCGGCGGCGCTTCGCTGGGCGGGCTGATCGTCGAGCGCGTCGGCCTGGTCCATACGCCGTGGATCGCCGCGGCGGTGACGCTGGGCGCCTTCGCGCTGACGGCGCTGAGCGGCGCGCTGGACCGGCGCGACGGCCTGCCGGCGCGCACGGCCGGGCCCGTCGAGCTGGCGCATTGA
- a CDS encoding alkene reductase, with protein MMKDPLFQVLRLGALTLPNRIVMPPMTRSRASQPGDEANELMAAYYAQRAGAGLIVGEGTYISPLAKGYAWTPGIHTPVQVAGWRKTTDAVHAAGGRIFAQLWHVGRLSHSSLLGGEQPVSSSAIRAVGVNVFIAGEDGSTPGFVEASAPRALSVAEIGEVVEQYRAAARNAMAAGFDGVELHGANGYLVNQFIDSNANARTDEYGGSLEKRLRFLGEVAQALIDGCGDASRVGIRLAPLTTLNGCVDDDPETTYLAAARLLGELGVGYLHIAEADWDDAPLMPMAFKQRLREVFPGVLIYAGKYTVERARDAIAAGWADLIAFGRPFVANPDLPERLRTGAPLAQHDRATLFGGGARGLTDYPALADASA; from the coding sequence ATGATGAAAGACCCTCTGTTCCAAGTACTGCGGCTCGGCGCGCTGACGCTGCCCAACCGCATCGTGATGCCGCCGATGACGCGTTCGCGCGCCAGCCAGCCCGGCGACGAGGCCAACGAGCTGATGGCGGCGTATTACGCGCAACGCGCCGGCGCCGGCCTGATCGTCGGCGAAGGCACTTATATCTCGCCGCTGGCCAAGGGCTATGCGTGGACGCCGGGCATCCACACGCCGGTGCAGGTGGCCGGGTGGCGCAAGACGACCGACGCCGTGCACGCGGCCGGCGGCCGCATCTTCGCCCAGCTCTGGCATGTCGGCCGGCTCAGCCACAGCAGCCTGCTGGGCGGCGAGCAACCGGTGTCGTCGTCGGCCATTCGGGCCGTCGGCGTCAATGTGTTCATCGCCGGCGAGGATGGCAGCACGCCGGGATTCGTCGAGGCTTCGGCGCCGCGCGCGCTGAGCGTCGCCGAGATCGGCGAGGTGGTGGAGCAATACCGCGCCGCCGCCCGCAACGCGATGGCCGCCGGCTTCGACGGCGTCGAATTGCACGGCGCCAACGGCTATCTGGTGAACCAGTTCATCGATTCGAACGCCAATGCCCGCACCGACGAGTACGGCGGTTCGCTGGAGAAGCGGCTGCGCTTCCTCGGCGAAGTCGCACAGGCCTTGATAGACGGTTGCGGCGACGCGTCGCGCGTCGGCATCCGCCTGGCGCCGCTGACCACGCTGAACGGCTGCGTCGACGACGATCCGGAAACCACCTACCTGGCGGCGGCCAGGCTGCTGGGCGAGCTCGGCGTCGGCTATCTGCACATCGCCGAGGCCGATTGGGACGATGCGCCGCTGATGCCGATGGCCTTCAAGCAGCGGCTGCGCGAGGTCTTCCCCGGCGTGCTGATCTACGCCGGCAAGTACACGGTGGAGCGGGCGCGCGACGCGATCGCCGCCGGCTGGGCCGATCTGATCGCCTTCGGCCGGCCCTTCGTCGCCAATCCGGACCTGCCGGAACGCTTGCGCACCGGAGCGCCGTTGGCGCAGCACGACCGCGCCACCTTGTTTGGCGGCGGCGCGCGCGGGCTGACCGACTATCCGGCCTTGGCCGACGCTTCGGCCTGA